In Mesorhizobium sp. 113-3-3, a genomic segment contains:
- a CDS encoding ABC transporter substrate-binding protein — MKKIVAALAALAVSATVLIAPAQAQDKKYTIALIPGLTTDGFYITMRKGAQAAADALGVNLVFQGAPDFNPVTQVPVLDAVIAKKPDAILIAPTDKVQLVEPLRKANDAGIPVITVDTFIGSGVYQTGAGDADFPLSYIASDNVLGGEIAARALATAIGDKGKVYVSNVKPGISTTDQREEGFKKEMAKHTGITVLETQFNDDDANKAASQLQAVFARNPDLVGVFGANLFSALGAANGVKQAGQSGTVKVVAFDAPTSIVDNINTGLVDVAIAQHPAEIGYYGVVSAYAHLTGHSIPVTIGTGFTIMDKSNIADPNISKYLYSE; from the coding sequence ATGAAGAAGATTGTTGCCGCGCTCGCGGCGCTTGCCGTCAGTGCGACGGTGCTGATCGCGCCTGCGCAGGCGCAGGACAAGAAATACACCATTGCGCTCATTCCGGGCCTGACCACCGACGGCTTCTACATCACCATGCGCAAGGGCGCGCAGGCGGCAGCCGACGCGCTTGGCGTTAATCTGGTTTTCCAGGGTGCGCCGGACTTCAACCCGGTCACCCAGGTGCCGGTGCTCGACGCGGTCATTGCCAAGAAGCCGGACGCGATCCTGATCGCGCCGACCGACAAGGTCCAGCTGGTCGAGCCGCTGCGCAAGGCCAATGATGCCGGCATCCCGGTCATCACCGTCGACACCTTCATCGGCAGCGGCGTCTACCAGACCGGCGCCGGCGATGCCGACTTCCCACTGTCGTATATCGCGTCGGACAATGTGCTCGGCGGCGAAATTGCCGCGCGCGCGCTGGCCACCGCCATTGGCGACAAGGGCAAGGTCTACGTCTCGAACGTCAAGCCCGGCATCTCGACCACCGACCAGCGCGAGGAAGGCTTCAAGAAGGAGATGGCCAAGCATACGGGCATCACCGTGCTGGAAACCCAGTTCAATGACGACGACGCCAACAAGGCGGCTTCGCAGCTGCAGGCGGTGTTCGCCCGCAATCCCGACCTGGTCGGCGTGTTCGGCGCCAATCTGTTCTCCGCACTGGGTGCCGCCAATGGCGTCAAGCAGGCCGGACAGAGCGGCACCGTCAAGGTCGTTGCCTTCGATGCTCCGACCAGCATCGTCGACAACATCAACACCGGCCTGGTCGACGTGGCGATCGCCCAGCATCCGGCCGAAATCGGCTATTACGGCGTCGTTTCGGCCTATGCCCACCTGACCGGCCATTCGATCCCGGTCACCATCGGCACCGGCTTCACGATCATGGACAAGTCCAACATCGCGGACCCGAACATCTCGAAGTATCTCTACTCCGAGTAA
- a CDS encoding ROK family protein has product MPLSIGIDIGGTNLRAARISGTGEILKRVSEKSAPDPELVLGRIADMVRLLDTPDVKAIGVGVPGRVDARRGAVLSGGYVNLASVALAQRLEDMTGKPVIIDNDCNMALAAEMALGAGRGHGNIVMFTIGTGIGGAVAQDRRITRGSATAGQLGHITVDVNGEVCACGRRGCVETTSSGTALGRHIARAGLGADISVDQLFALDAAGDVQARGILDAWAKPLRAAIDTAVAMLAPDLVLLGGGLGRAAHAALDRAPALAPWYQCQVEAAQLGDDAGVIGAGLQALAAEPHAVPVASSAPSGHARRAVLVNGIPASGKSTVSRGIADRMGWPLLALDTIKNPFLEVLGGGDRLFNRTLGRASYQAIWSVVGEAPAGTTFIVDAWFGFQPREVLEDHLRKAGVEQTFEIWCHAPGEVLAERYGARLDQRPAGHPGAAYIPELIELAKRAEPLRRGPLFDVDTTRPIDFDAITAWLRATIASGA; this is encoded by the coding sequence ATGCCTCTCAGCATAGGAATCGACATTGGCGGTACCAATCTGCGTGCCGCCCGCATTTCCGGCACCGGTGAAATCCTCAAGCGCGTTTCCGAAAAAAGCGCGCCTGACCCGGAGTTGGTGCTGGGCCGCATCGCCGACATGGTGCGCCTTCTCGACACCCCTGACGTGAAGGCCATCGGCGTCGGCGTACCCGGCCGCGTCGATGCGCGGCGCGGCGCTGTCCTGTCGGGCGGCTATGTCAACCTCGCCTCGGTTGCGCTGGCGCAGCGCCTGGAAGACATGACAGGCAAGCCTGTCATCATCGACAATGACTGCAACATGGCGCTGGCCGCCGAGATGGCGCTCGGCGCCGGGCGCGGCCATGGCAACATCGTCATGTTCACCATCGGCACCGGCATTGGCGGCGCCGTCGCCCAGGATCGGCGGATCACGCGTGGTTCGGCAACGGCGGGCCAGCTCGGCCACATCACCGTCGACGTCAATGGCGAGGTCTGCGCCTGCGGCCGGCGCGGCTGCGTGGAGACCACCAGTTCGGGCACGGCGCTCGGCCGTCACATTGCGCGCGCCGGGCTCGGCGCCGACATTTCGGTCGACCAGCTCTTTGCCCTCGATGCCGCCGGCGACGTCCAGGCGCGCGGCATACTGGACGCCTGGGCGAAACCGCTGCGGGCCGCCATCGACACCGCCGTTGCAATGCTCGCTCCCGATCTCGTGCTGCTTGGCGGCGGCCTTGGCCGCGCGGCACATGCAGCACTCGACCGAGCCCCGGCTCTGGCGCCCTGGTACCAATGCCAGGTCGAAGCAGCGCAGCTCGGCGACGACGCCGGGGTGATCGGCGCCGGCCTGCAGGCCCTGGCGGCGGAACCACACGCCGTTCCGGTTGCATCCTCGGCGCCATCAGGTCACGCCAGGCGCGCCGTGCTGGTCAACGGCATCCCCGCCAGCGGCAAGAGCACCGTCTCGCGCGGCATCGCCGATCGCATGGGCTGGCCGCTGCTGGCGCTCGATACGATCAAGAATCCCTTTCTCGAAGTGCTCGGCGGCGGCGACCGCCTGTTCAACCGCACGCTCGGCCGCGCCAGCTACCAGGCGATCTGGTCGGTGGTCGGCGAAGCTCCTGCCGGCACCACTTTCATCGTCGATGCCTGGTTCGGCTTCCAGCCGCGCGAGGTTCTCGAGGATCATCTGCGAAAGGCTGGCGTCGAGCAGACTTTCGAAATCTGGTGCCACGCGCCCGGCGAAGTCCTTGCCGAGCGCTACGGCGCCCGGCTTGACCAGCGTCCCGCCGGCCATCCCGGTGCCGCCTATATTCCCGAACTGATCGAGCTCGCCAAGCGCGCCGAGCCGCTGCGGCGCGGACCGCTCTTCGACGTCGACACGACGAGGCCGATCGACTTCGATGCCATCACGGCCTGGCTGCGGGCGACCATAGCCAGCGGCGCATAG
- a CDS encoding ABC transporter permease subunit, which produces MTSTSPAQPAEKHVAPQADHGDPARSLVARIAEGRAWLFLAGLLICFEIWSRLAFGATFVLNPFNLQSIAIFAVAPLLLATGQTFVIISGGIDLSLGFIMGLAAVIAAHATNMAGAAIPLPLAMLAGILASVIVAGVPGIINGLLISRLKVPPFIGTLGMFGVARGAAFLLAGGTTVPVQNSWFALLGNGKFYGVPYLVLITAVFVIVMHYLLSQTRFGQHNYAIGANVQAARRAGIDIRGHILRLYVLSAMCAGLGGALYAARFTAGAAQAGEPLLLDSVAAVVIGGASLFGGSGTIFGTVAGALVIAVIQYGLVFVNVEPFWQFIAVGVVIIISVLIDQAQRRFSGARQDE; this is translated from the coding sequence ATGACCTCGACATCACCAGCCCAGCCTGCCGAGAAGCATGTCGCCCCTCAGGCCGATCACGGCGATCCGGCCAGGAGCCTGGTCGCACGCATCGCCGAAGGGCGCGCCTGGCTGTTCCTGGCCGGCCTGCTGATCTGTTTCGAAATCTGGTCGCGGCTCGCCTTCGGCGCGACCTTCGTGCTCAATCCGTTCAACCTGCAGTCCATCGCCATCTTCGCCGTGGCGCCGCTGCTGCTGGCGACCGGGCAGACCTTCGTCATCATTTCCGGCGGCATTGACCTGTCGCTCGGCTTCATCATGGGCCTGGCCGCCGTCATCGCCGCGCATGCCACCAACATGGCGGGTGCCGCCATTCCCCTGCCGCTGGCCATGCTGGCCGGCATCCTCGCCTCGGTGATCGTTGCCGGTGTGCCGGGCATCATCAACGGCCTGCTGATCTCGCGGCTCAAGGTGCCGCCCTTCATCGGCACGCTCGGCATGTTCGGCGTCGCGCGCGGCGCCGCCTTCCTGCTTGCCGGCGGCACCACCGTGCCGGTGCAGAATTCCTGGTTCGCGCTACTCGGCAACGGCAAGTTCTACGGCGTGCCCTATCTGGTGCTGATCACCGCTGTCTTCGTCATCGTCATGCACTATCTGCTCAGCCAGACCCGGTTCGGCCAGCACAATTATGCCATCGGCGCCAATGTGCAGGCGGCGCGGCGCGCCGGCATCGATATCAGAGGCCACATATTGCGGCTCTACGTGCTGTCGGCGATGTGCGCCGGCCTCGGTGGCGCGCTCTATGCGGCGCGCTTCACCGCGGGCGCCGCGCAGGCCGGCGAGCCCTTGCTGCTCGACAGCGTCGCGGCGGTGGTCATTGGCGGCGCCAGCCTTTTCGGTGGCTCCGGAACCATCTTCGGCACGGTGGCTGGCGCGCTGGTGATCGCGGTCATCCAGTACGGGCTGGTCTTCGTCAATGTCGAGCCGTTCTGGCAGTTCATCGCCGTCGGCGTCGTCATCATCATTTCCGTCCTTATCGACCAGGCGCAGCGCCGGTTCAGTGGAGCCCGTCAGGATGAATAG
- a CDS encoding DeoR/GlpR family DNA-binding transcription regulator → MEQSRLSKKERHELILSEVRRSASIRVSRLALRLGVAGETIRRDLIELGDAGLLNRTYGGATISLMTSEPVIAERSQTMIEERARIGRGAAGLVEKGQIVMIDGGSTTYEVARSLSQMKRELTIITNSIGVASVAGASPTFRVILCPGTYDSREASVVGEDTVEFVRRYNADIAIIGASSLSADGPSDMISGAAAVKRAMIARALSTALVVTNDKFGRNSLERICALSALSDIVTDREPLPALRAVIAAAGTELHVCSGD, encoded by the coding sequence ATGGAGCAGAGCCGGCTGTCGAAGAAGGAGCGGCATGAGCTCATCCTGTCGGAAGTGCGCCGCTCGGCCTCGATCCGTGTTTCCAGGCTCGCCCTGCGCCTTGGCGTCGCCGGCGAAACGATCCGGCGCGACCTTATCGAGCTCGGCGATGCGGGGTTGCTCAACCGAACCTATGGCGGCGCGACGATCTCGCTGATGACATCCGAGCCGGTGATTGCCGAGCGCAGCCAGACCATGATCGAAGAGCGGGCCCGGATCGGGCGTGGTGCGGCCGGACTGGTCGAGAAAGGCCAGATCGTGATGATCGATGGCGGCTCGACGACCTATGAGGTGGCGCGCAGCCTCTCGCAGATGAAGCGGGAGCTGACGATCATCACCAATTCCATCGGCGTCGCCTCGGTGGCCGGTGCCAGTCCGACCTTCCGGGTCATCCTGTGCCCCGGCACCTACGACAGCCGAGAAGCCAGCGTGGTCGGTGAGGATACGGTTGAATTCGTCAGGCGCTACAATGCCGACATTGCCATCATCGGCGCCTCGAGCCTCTCGGCGGACGGGCCGAGCGACATGATCTCGGGGGCGGCGGCGGTCAAGCGGGCGATGATTGCTCGCGCGCTGTCGACAGCGCTTGTGGTGACCAACGACAAGTTCGGCCGCAACAGCCTCGAACGCATCTGCGCTCTCAGCGCGCTTTCCGACATCGTCACGGATCGTGAACCGCTACCGGCGCTGCGCGCGGTCATCGCGGCGGCCGGAACGGAACTTCACGTCTGTAGTGGCGACTGA
- a CDS encoding alpha/beta fold hydrolase — MTSRDGTTIGYRQIGRGPGLILLHGAMQAAQSFMRLATALSNSFTVYVPDRRGRGMSGPFGYQHGMEKELQDLQALVVGTGAQDVFGLSSGALIALQATLFLPTLRKVALYEPPLAVAGVTSPMAWAPRYERELALGDLAAAMVSCMEGTGDIATIKVPRFILVLLMRLAIRTSASDGKIGNVPLDVLIRSVHFDIRLAAEIADTVETFKAAHTEILLLGGDRSAAYLAPALDALAGVLPNAKRIELPGLGHLAADDVGQPERVADILRPFFSQR; from the coding sequence GTGACATCGCGCGATGGCACCACCATCGGCTATCGGCAGATCGGCCGTGGCCCGGGTCTGATCCTGCTGCATGGCGCCATGCAGGCCGCGCAGAGTTTCATGCGGCTCGCGACGGCGCTTTCAAACAGCTTCACTGTCTATGTCCCCGATCGGCGCGGGCGTGGCATGAGCGGACCATTTGGCTACCAGCACGGAATGGAGAAGGAGCTCCAGGATCTTCAGGCGCTCGTGGTTGGCACCGGCGCGCAAGACGTCTTCGGCCTGAGCTCCGGCGCCCTGATCGCGCTCCAGGCAACGCTCTTCCTGCCCACCCTGCGCAAGGTCGCGCTTTACGAACCGCCATTGGCGGTCGCCGGCGTAACGTCACCCATGGCCTGGGCGCCGCGCTACGAAAGGGAACTGGCGCTGGGCGATCTGGCGGCTGCCATGGTTTCCTGCATGGAGGGGACCGGTGATATCGCGACAATCAAGGTGCCGCGTTTCATCTTGGTCCTGTTGATGCGGCTGGCGATCCGGACCAGCGCGAGCGACGGGAAAATCGGAAACGTCCCGCTGGACGTCCTCATCCGCTCCGTTCACTTCGATATTCGCCTGGCAGCGGAAATCGCCGACACCGTCGAGACCTTCAAAGCGGCACACACGGAAATCCTTCTGCTCGGAGGTGATCGAAGCGCCGCCTATCTGGCTCCAGCACTGGACGCGCTGGCCGGCGTTTTGCCCAACGCCAAGCGCATCGAACTCCCTGGCCTTGGTCATCTGGCGGCGGACGATGTCGGCCAGCCCGAGCGAGTCGCCGACATTTTGCGACCGTTCTTCTCGCAGCGCTGA
- a CDS encoding NAD(P)-dependent oxidoreductase, producing the protein MAKVALIGASGAVGSRLLKELSDRGHTVTGIARNPEKIAALPGVTARKGDVFDRQGLADLIRGHDVVISAVHFLDSDPDTLIAAVRASGVKRYLIVGGAGSLEVAPGKRLVDTPEFPAIYKPEAQKGADFLDTLKTVGDLEWTFLSPSAMFVPGERTGKFRLGKDTLLASDKGSSISFEDYAIVMADEIEKPAHIRQRFTVGY; encoded by the coding sequence ATGGCAAAAGTCGCTCTCATCGGCGCATCGGGCGCTGTCGGTTCGCGCCTGCTCAAGGAACTCTCCGACCGTGGCCATACCGTCACCGGTATCGCCCGCAACCCCGAAAAGATTGCCGCTCTGCCCGGCGTGACGGCCAGGAAGGGCGATGTCTTCGACAGGCAAGGCCTCGCCGATCTGATCCGTGGCCATGATGTGGTGATCAGCGCCGTGCATTTCCTGGACAGCGATCCCGACACGTTGATCGCCGCCGTGCGTGCTTCCGGCGTGAAGCGCTATCTCATTGTCGGCGGCGCGGGCAGCCTTGAGGTCGCGCCCGGCAAAAGACTGGTCGACACGCCCGAATTCCCGGCGATCTACAAGCCCGAGGCACAGAAGGGCGCCGACTTCCTCGACACGTTGAAGACGGTGGGCGATCTCGAATGGACGTTCCTGTCGCCCTCCGCCATGTTCGTCCCGGGCGAGCGCACCGGCAAATTCCGCCTCGGCAAGGATACGCTTCTCGCCTCGGACAAGGGCAGCAGCATCTCCTTCGAAGACTACGCCATCGTCATGGCCGACGAGATCGAGAAGCCGGCCCACATCAGGCAGCGTTTCACCGTCGGCTATTGA
- a CDS encoding TetR/AcrR family transcriptional regulator — MASGDKAPSVIWMRPSRGARGPEPSHDREAIARIAIEIADREGLDAVSMRRIATAIGSGTSSLYRYFARKDDLLNLMVDGALGPGTFSASGDWRADFSAIGLATRQTFLAHRWMVTALAGRPTLGPNRLKRLEATLGLLEEHGLSARERLILIDTLISYVRGFVASEIADDIAIGTSGLSAEQWRADQAAYAASITGSGAYPRTSALFEERREGDGDAIQDQSFAAGLELILDGIAAKLARLQPA, encoded by the coding sequence ATGGCTTCAGGTGACAAGGCCCCGTCGGTGATCTGGATGCGGCCGTCGCGCGGCGCGCGCGGGCCCGAGCCCTCGCATGACCGCGAGGCGATCGCCCGGATAGCCATCGAGATTGCCGACCGTGAGGGGCTCGACGCCGTCTCCATGCGCCGCATCGCGACGGCGATCGGCAGCGGCACCAGCTCCCTCTATCGTTATTTCGCGCGCAAGGATGATCTGTTGAACCTGATGGTCGATGGCGCGCTGGGGCCGGGAACCTTTAGCGCTTCCGGCGATTGGCGCGCCGACTTCAGCGCCATCGGCTTGGCCACGCGGCAAACCTTCCTGGCTCATCGCTGGATGGTGACGGCGTTGGCCGGACGGCCAACGCTTGGACCCAACCGGTTGAAGCGACTCGAGGCAACGCTTGGCCTGTTGGAGGAGCATGGCCTGTCGGCGCGGGAGCGCCTCATCCTTATCGACACGCTGATCTCCTATGTGCGCGGCTTCGTCGCGTCCGAGATCGCCGACGACATCGCTATCGGCACTTCAGGGCTGTCCGCCGAGCAGTGGCGAGCGGACCAGGCTGCCTATGCCGCTTCTATCACCGGCTCCGGAGCCTATCCGCGGACCTCCGCATTGTTCGAGGAAAGGCGCGAAGGCGACGGAGACGCAATCCAGGATCAAAGCTTTGCAGCGGGCCTCGAACTGATCCTGGACGGCATTGCGGCCAAGCTGGCTCGGCTGCAGCCGGCATAA
- a CDS encoding DsbA family protein, which yields MVAIVSNSDVTYLFDPLCGWCYGATPMLDRLSASGVRIELLPTGLFSGTGARPMDEGFAAHAWANDQRIERLTGQTFTQAYRNNVLNVRGTLLDSHAAALGISAAGLQDPSCRLTALKAIQRARYVDGRDIVTVEGVAAVLADAGMAGAAAMLKKPSETVLTAHRELVGRGRALFQRLHANGVPSLAVVRNDAPRLIGSNALFGSFDNLVAHIAAA from the coding sequence ATGGTGGCGATCGTGAGCAATTCAGACGTGACTTACCTTTTTGATCCGCTCTGCGGCTGGTGCTATGGCGCCACGCCGATGCTGGACAGGCTGTCGGCCAGCGGCGTGCGCATCGAGCTGCTGCCGACCGGCCTGTTCTCCGGCACCGGTGCGCGGCCGATGGATGAAGGCTTTGCCGCCCACGCCTGGGCGAACGACCAGCGCATCGAGCGTCTGACCGGGCAGACGTTCACGCAGGCTTACCGAAACAATGTCCTCAATGTTCGCGGCACCCTGCTCGACTCGCATGCCGCCGCCCTCGGCATCAGCGCCGCCGGTCTGCAAGACCCCAGCTGCAGGCTCACCGCGCTTAAAGCGATCCAGCGTGCGCGCTATGTCGACGGCCGCGATATCGTGACTGTCGAAGGCGTGGCCGCCGTGCTCGCAGACGCCGGCATGGCGGGCGCCGCCGCAATGCTGAAGAAGCCGAGCGAAACCGTGCTGACGGCTCACCGCGAGTTGGTCGGTCGTGGCCGAGCGCTGTTCCAGCGCTTGCATGCCAACGGCGTGCCTTCGCTTGCGGTCGTCCGCAACGATGCGCCGCGCCTCATCGGATCGAACGCATTGTTCGGCAGCTTCGACAATCTCGTCGCCCATATCGCGGCGGCGTGA
- a CDS encoding LysR family transcriptional regulator: MADLLNLNRLVYFTTVMETGSFTSAADRLGVAKAVVSHQVGRLEEELGATLLQRTTRRVTPTEEGRLFYDRAMIILREAESAYGEISRAATEPSGTLKLTAPLDYGTRVVAPVMAAYLKAYPQMRVEAIFDDAVSDLVDEQIDLGIRVGWLTDSSNQARRLGTIRQIVVASPALAASLPADANPNQARALPWVGNTQLRGVGQWLFSRDGETVLTELNPVVVCDKSPAAYACVLAGIGLGIFPDYAVDEDIAAGRLVRIFDKWTLPTGGIHAVFPPARFRPAKVRAFVELLAAAERKRTRGNARG, from the coding sequence TTGGCCGACCTTCTCAACCTCAACCGGCTCGTCTACTTCACCACCGTGATGGAAACCGGCTCGTTCACATCAGCAGCAGACCGGCTTGGCGTCGCCAAGGCCGTGGTCAGCCATCAGGTCGGCAGGCTTGAAGAGGAGCTGGGCGCGACGCTGCTGCAGCGCACGACGCGGCGCGTCACCCCGACCGAGGAGGGCCGGCTCTTTTATGATCGCGCGATGATCATCCTGCGCGAGGCGGAATCGGCCTATGGCGAGATCTCGCGCGCTGCGACCGAGCCGAGCGGAACGCTGAAGCTGACCGCGCCGCTCGACTACGGCACCAGGGTGGTGGCCCCGGTCATGGCGGCATATCTGAAGGCCTATCCGCAGATGCGCGTCGAAGCGATTTTCGACGATGCGGTGAGCGATCTGGTCGACGAGCAGATCGATCTCGGCATCCGTGTCGGCTGGCTTACCGATTCCTCCAACCAGGCGCGGCGCCTCGGCACGATTCGGCAGATCGTCGTTGCCAGTCCGGCTCTCGCGGCAAGCCTGCCCGCGGATGCGAACCCGAACCAGGCGCGAGCGCTGCCCTGGGTCGGCAATACCCAATTGCGCGGCGTCGGCCAATGGCTGTTTTCCAGGGACGGCGAGACGGTGCTGACCGAACTCAATCCCGTCGTCGTCTGTGACAAAAGCCCGGCCGCCTACGCGTGCGTGCTCGCCGGTATCGGCCTGGGCATATTCCCCGACTACGCGGTCGATGAGGATATCGCCGCAGGTCGGCTTGTGCGGATATTCGACAAGTGGACCTTGCCGACCGGTGGTATCCACGCGGTGTTCCCGCCAGCCCGCTTCCGGCCCGCCAAGGTGCGCGCCTTCGTCGAATTGCTCGCGGCGGCCGAGAGAAAGCGGACGCGTGGCAACGCCAGGGGATGA
- a CDS encoding sugar-binding transcriptional regulator, translating to MLHTVAKLHYVEEMSQVDIARRLGVSTATISRLLQRARTEGIVRIEVLDLATPEDITRQLIDGLKLRDAAVVETPAAGTLAALAAPLGGLLRQAQLVAGSVVVIGWGRAVREVIRAGLPRMPGVLTVAATGGMQQQAAHFQVNEFVRLAAEEFGGTPHFIHAPYLPSTELREVFLRDAAIRDAVAMWERTDVAIVGIGLPHAINAPEASAATPSEQALVHAAGDVLRHYFDAEGTLIAWEGESRMIAMSPAQLRAVPLVIGLAASPEKATAIIAAVRARLINTLVTDTKTAQAILAALA from the coding sequence ATGCTGCATACGGTGGCCAAGCTGCATTATGTGGAGGAGATGTCGCAGGTCGATATCGCCCGGCGGCTCGGAGTCTCCACCGCGACGATTTCGCGGCTGCTGCAGCGGGCGCGAACCGAGGGCATTGTCCGCATCGAGGTCCTCGACCTGGCAACGCCGGAGGACATCACCCGGCAGCTGATCGACGGCTTGAAATTGCGCGATGCCGCCGTGGTCGAGACGCCGGCGGCGGGCACGTTGGCAGCGCTCGCGGCACCGCTTGGCGGGCTGCTCAGGCAGGCGCAACTGGTGGCGGGCTCCGTCGTCGTCATCGGCTGGGGACGCGCCGTGCGCGAAGTCATCCGGGCCGGCCTGCCGCGCATGCCCGGCGTGCTGACCGTGGCCGCCACCGGCGGCATGCAGCAGCAGGCGGCGCATTTTCAGGTCAACGAATTCGTGCGGCTTGCCGCCGAGGAGTTCGGCGGCACACCGCATTTCATCCATGCGCCCTATTTGCCGTCTACCGAGTTGCGCGAGGTCTTCCTGCGCGACGCCGCCATTCGCGATGCCGTCGCTATGTGGGAGAGGACCGATGTCGCGATCGTCGGCATCGGCCTGCCGCATGCCATCAATGCTCCAGAGGCCAGTGCCGCCACGCCGAGCGAGCAGGCGCTGGTTCATGCCGCCGGCGACGTGCTTCGCCACTACTTCGATGCCGAGGGCACGCTGATCGCCTGGGAAGGCGAGAGCCGGATGATCGCCATGTCGCCGGCGCAGCTGCGCGCCGTGCCGCTGGTCATCGGCCTTGCCGCGTCGCCGGAAAAAGCGACGGCGATCATTGCCGCCGTTCGTGCCCGCCTCATCAACACGCTGGTGACGGACACCAAGACGGCGCAGGCCATCCTCGCGGCGCTCGCCTAG
- a CDS encoding ATP-binding cassette domain-containing protein, whose product MNSTNQNGPLLEVRNLSKHFGAVRALNDFSMAVRPGEVVALAGDNGAGKTTLIKAISGVFQPTGGEILLRGQPVTFATPQEAREKGIETIYQDLALADNLSIGANIFLGREPMRKAFGFLPVLDRKAMAEAAKATMGRLDFHVSRLEAPVSNFSGGQRQAVAIGRAVYWDAQILIMDEPTAALGVPEQRKVISLIHQLKAQGRGVIFISHNLQDIFAVSDRIVVLRRGVQAGERKISETNHDEVVKLMVGG is encoded by the coding sequence ATGAATAGCACCAACCAGAACGGCCCCTTGCTGGAAGTCCGCAACCTGTCGAAGCACTTCGGTGCCGTGCGTGCGCTCAACGACTTTTCCATGGCCGTGCGGCCGGGCGAAGTCGTGGCGCTGGCGGGCGACAACGGCGCCGGCAAGACGACCCTGATCAAGGCGATATCGGGCGTGTTCCAGCCCACCGGCGGCGAAATCCTGCTCAGGGGTCAGCCGGTGACGTTCGCGACGCCGCAGGAGGCGCGCGAAAAGGGCATCGAGACGATCTACCAGGATCTGGCTTTAGCCGACAATCTGTCGATCGGCGCCAACATTTTCCTTGGCCGCGAACCGATGCGCAAGGCGTTCGGCTTCCTGCCGGTGCTGGACCGCAAGGCCATGGCCGAGGCGGCCAAGGCGACGATGGGGCGGCTCGACTTCCATGTCAGCCGGCTCGAGGCCCCGGTCAGCAATTTCTCCGGCGGCCAGCGCCAGGCGGTTGCCATCGGCCGCGCCGTCTATTGGGATGCGCAGATCCTGATCATGGACGAGCCGACGGCCGCCCTTGGCGTGCCGGAGCAGCGCAAGGTGATTTCGCTGATCCATCAGCTCAAGGCGCAAGGGCGCGGCGTGATCTTCATCTCGCACAATCTGCAGGACATCTTCGCCGTTTCGGACCGCATCGTCGTGCTGCGGCGTGGCGTCCAGGCCGGCGAGCGCAAGATCTCCGAGACCAACCATGATGAAGTCGTCAAGCTGATGGTCGGCGGCTAA
- a CDS encoding tagatose-bisphosphate aldolase, producing MTKMTTAELRGYQQICGKDGAMVAIACDQRGGMRTLLASDPDEQARITNDMLGDTKADITRYLASAASCVLLDPLCAVPRIVDEGVLNRDTALLIGLDASGFDVSPEGYRLSRLVPGIDARRVRALGGTGGKIMVYLRADKPAANEHNIAILRHCIADFGQEDLLLVVEFLTYQLDGESPEDYAAKTPWLVEEGTRISLECGAKVLKLPYPGTPEACANITAMAGDVPWAVLSAGVNHATFLGQVEIAMQNGASGVIAGRSLWKDCISLDRDIQRERLKTIAVPRLREIQAVIGHYRQKAAA from the coding sequence ATGACCAAGATGACCACCGCGGAACTGCGCGGCTACCAGCAGATATGCGGCAAGGACGGGGCCATGGTCGCCATCGCCTGTGACCAGCGCGGCGGCATGCGGACCTTGCTGGCGTCGGACCCGGACGAACAGGCCAGGATCACCAACGACATGCTCGGCGACACCAAGGCCGACATCACGCGTTACCTCGCCAGTGCGGCATCCTGCGTGTTGCTCGACCCTCTCTGCGCGGTGCCGCGCATTGTCGATGAAGGGGTCTTGAACCGCGATACGGCTCTGCTGATCGGCCTCGACGCTTCCGGTTTCGACGTCTCGCCCGAGGGCTACCGCCTGTCGCGCCTCGTCCCCGGCATCGACGCGCGCCGCGTGCGCGCGCTGGGCGGCACCGGCGGCAAGATCATGGTGTATCTCAGAGCCGACAAGCCTGCGGCCAACGAGCACAACATCGCCATCCTGCGCCATTGCATCGCTGATTTCGGGCAGGAGGACCTGCTGCTGGTCGTCGAATTCCTGACCTATCAGCTCGACGGGGAAAGCCCCGAGGACTATGCGGCCAAGACGCCATGGCTTGTCGAGGAAGGTACCAGGATTTCGCTCGAGTGCGGCGCCAAGGTGCTGAAGCTCCCCTACCCCGGCACGCCGGAGGCCTGCGCCAACATCACCGCAATGGCCGGCGATGTGCCGTGGGCGGTGCTTTCGGCCGGTGTCAACCACGCCACCTTCCTTGGCCAGGTCGAGATCGCCATGCAGAACGGCGCCTCGGGTGTCATCGCCGGCCGTTCGCTGTGGAAGGACTGCATCTCGCTCGATCGTGACATCCAGCGCGAAAGGCTTAAGACCATCGCAGTGCCGCGATTGCGTGAGATCCAGGCCGTGATCGGACACTACCGGCAGAAAGCTGCTGCCTGA